The Gordonia mangrovi genome includes the window CCTGGGCGTTGGAGGTCGCCACCGACAGCCTCGCGAACTGGGACTACGCCGACGCCGACCATGCCCGGTCGACCAAACGCGACGAGGGCTGGGCAGACATCCCGGAGGCGCTGTTGGACAAGGAGATCGATGAGCACCTGATTCCCCTGGCCAATGGCCGGATGGGCTGGCGGGTGAGTGCGCCCGCCGCCGCCACCGCGTGGAGCGAGATGGCCCGCGACGCCGTGCTGCCGCCGGCCGGGCTGCCGACGGCCGTGGTGGTGGCCGACCGCGTTCGGCCGCCGTTCGTGGGTGCCGACTTCCTCGCGTCCTGCGTGGGCGTCGAGTCGACCCGCGTCGTACACGCCGATTGCGGGCACATGGTGCCGTATCTGGCGCCCGAGCTGACGGCGGCACTCATCCGCGAGATGGTCGGCGGCGGCTGAGATGGGCGCCGTCAGCGACGCCGACGTGGAGCGGGTGCGAGGGCTGGTCACCGCGATCCCGGAAGGTCTGGTGACCACCTACGGTGACCTTGCCCATGCGGCCGGACTGTCCAGCCCGCGGATCGTCGGCTGGATCATGCGAACCGACTCCGGCGACCTGCCGTGGCACCGCGTGGTGCCCGCATCGGGCCGCCCGACCCCGCACCTATCCGCGCGACAATTGGCGAGGCTGGCTGCCGAGGGCGTGCCCGTCCGAGACGGGCGGGTCGTCCTCCGCGAGTGCCGCTGGGCGCCGAGCTGAGCATCCTCGGCATTCACATGGGGAACTGACAAATACACGGGATATCACCCACGTGAATGTCAGATCCCCATGTATTTGCCCGGGGCGCGCCGGCTCAGCCGCGGATCGGCGCCTGGCGACGGTACGGGCTGATGGCGGCGCGCATGCGCGTGACGATGAGGTCGACGATGCGCCGGTCGGCACCGAGCGGATCGGCAACGAGATCGGCGCCGTAGGTGTGCAGCCGCTGGTGGAACAGCCCCGGCGCCAGCAGATAACTCGCGATGACCACCCGTCGTCCGTGCCGCGATGCGCGTGCGACCGCCTCCGGCGCCGACGGCGTCGCGGTGGTGATGAAGCCCACCTCGACGCGGCCGCCGATGATCGACTCGAGCTGTCGCGCAGCGAGGTGCACTTGCCCGCAGGCGCTTTCATCAGACGACCCGGCCGCTGCCAGGACCACCGCATCGCCCGGCTCCCAACCGGCCTCGACGAGCCGCAGGCGGGCCACATCGGCGATGGACGGGTCGGGCCCGAGCGCTCGGGTGACGATCGTGTCGGAACGTCCCGCGGCCTCGACGTGCTCCGGCAGATCCTTGCGGACGTGGTAGCCCGAGGCCAGGAAGGCCGGCACCAGCACCGCCGGGCGGTCGACGTCGGCGATGACCTCGCTCGGTGTGGGACCGAGCACATCGACGAAAGCGGTGCGGGTGGCACCCACCTGCTCCCCGACGGCCTCGGCGATCTTCGCGATCACGTTGACGCCGTGCGGGTTACGGGTGCCGTGGGCCACCAGTACCGGACTGATGTCGCGCAGCCGGTCACCGAACGGCAGGTATTGCCGAGTGTGTCGATGCCTCATTCCGCGTCCTCTTCCCCCTCGTATTCCAGGTCGACGGCGAGTCGGTACCCCCGCTTGACCACTGTCTGGATCATCTTGGGATCGCCCAGCGCATTGCGCAGGCGGGCCACCGCCACCTCCACCGCGTGGGTGTCGGAGCTGTCGCCGGGCAGACCGGCGAGCAACTCGTGACGTGACACCACCCGCCCGGGCGAGGCGGCCAGTGCCTTGAGCATGATCAGGCTGGTCGCCGACATCTCCCGCACCTGACCGTCGACGATCACCGCCTGACCCCGGATCGCGGTGTCGTGACCGTGAACTCGCAAGTTGTGGCTTCTCCGGGGTAACTCGTCGGTGATCAGCCGCGCCAGTGCGCCGAGCCGATAGCGTTTGGGATAGCTGGTCGGGATCTGCAGCGCCTCGAGCGGTCCGGCGGTGACCGAACCCACGCACATCACCGGCACGGCGGTGCGCATGGCGTGCAGGAACTGCGGCAACTTGCCCAGTTCCTTGGCACGCGTGAGGATCGAGGCCGCCGCCGGCGCGCTGGTGAAGGTGATCGCGTCGAGGTCACCGCGAACCACCGCACCGATCATGCGGTCGATCCGGTCGACGTCGGGATGCATGTTCCAGCGGTACACCGGAATCGGCAGCACGTGGGCCCCCGCGGCACGCAGCACCGCACAGAAATCCGGCAACGGCTCCCACTCGGTGGTGGCGCCGTGCAACTGCACCGCGATCCGCACACCATCGACCCCCTCGTCGAGCAGGCGGTCGAGCACCTCCGACGACGATTCGCTCTCCGGGGACCATTCCTCACGTAGCCCGGCTGCCCGGATCGCGCCCTTGGCCTTCGGCCCGCGGGCGATGAGCCGGCTCTT containing:
- a CDS encoding alpha/beta hydrolase; this encodes MSLTTHVFGPDADDTAHILALHGLTGHGRRWAALAREHLADLRIVAPDLLGHGRSPWTPPWSFDDHLDALAAVVDMYIPPTRRPFVIVGHSFGGALAVRLAHRLGDAVGGLVLLDPAQGLDPPWALEVATDSLANWDYADADHARSTKRDEGWADIPEALLDKEIDEHLIPLANGRMGWRVSAPAAATAWSEMARDAVLPPAGLPTAVVVADRVRPPFVGADFLASCVGVESTRVVHADCGHMVPYLAPELTAALIREMVGGG
- a CDS encoding MGMT family protein, producing the protein MGAVSDADVERVRGLVTAIPEGLVTTYGDLAHAAGLSSPRIVGWIMRTDSGDLPWHRVVPASGRPTPHLSARQLARLAAEGVPVRDGRVVLRECRWAPS
- a CDS encoding sirohydrochlorin chelatase, coding for MRHRHTRQYLPFGDRLRDISPVLVAHGTRNPHGVNVIAKIAEAVGEQVGATRTAFVDVLGPTPSEVIADVDRPAVLVPAFLASGYHVRKDLPEHVEAAGRSDTIVTRALGPDPSIADVARLRLVEAGWEPGDAVVLAAAGSSDESACGQVHLAARQLESIIGGRVEVGFITTATPSAPEAVARASRHGRRVVIASYLLAPGLFHQRLHTYGADLVADPLGADRRIVDLIVTRMRAAISPYRRQAPIRG
- a CDS encoding uroporphyrinogen-III synthase, producing the protein MSNSTDKSLADDAEALPLAGFTIGITAARRAEEFAALLERRGADVMAAPTIRILPLVDDTELEQVTEAIIAEPPELMVATTGIGFRGWVEAADGWGSAEPLITALGKSRLIARGPKAKGAIRAAGLREEWSPESESSSEVLDRLLDEGVDGVRIAVQLHGATTEWEPLPDFCAVLRAAGAHVLPIPVYRWNMHPDVDRIDRMIGAVVRGDLDAITFTSAPAAASILTRAKELGKLPQFLHAMRTAVPVMCVGSVTAGPLEALQIPTSYPKRYRLGALARLITDELPRRSHNLRVHGHDTAIRGQAVIVDGQVREMSATSLIMLKALAASPGRVVSRHELLAGLPGDSSDTHAVEVAVARLRNALGDPKMIQTVVKRGYRLAVDLEYEGEEDAE